A single region of the Streptomyces caelestis genome encodes:
- a CDS encoding C40 family peptidase has product MGTGKRGLIATAVAVVCAVTVLAAPGTAFASPSPTPVPSAGPTLAPGKDLEAVRKKLDELYRAAARATDEYNAAEEKADKQSAEIAELAKKIVKGRQKLEKLKDRAGASAAAQYRGGGLPPEAHLMLSDDPQEFLDGAGRVRQGQHATKGLIGELTRTQEDLKQYAQDASAQWKKLEAGRKAKAAAQKKIEKQIAQAEKLESELQKEEQERLAELEKEAAHKAQTAWLDSGILDEISTKASEQGKKAVAYATAQIGKPYQWGAEGPKTYDCSGLTSQAWISAGQGIPRTSQEQWKRLRHIDIQDMRPGDLIIYFGDASHVAMYVGDGAIVHAPRPGRTVTLAGAGTMPILGVVRPDADAGTD; this is encoded by the coding sequence ATGGGAACGGGCAAGCGTGGCCTGATCGCGACGGCTGTGGCCGTGGTCTGCGCGGTCACCGTGCTGGCGGCACCGGGTACGGCGTTCGCGAGCCCCAGTCCCACACCCGTCCCGAGCGCCGGCCCGACGCTCGCGCCCGGCAAGGACCTCGAGGCCGTACGCAAGAAACTCGACGAGCTGTACCGCGCCGCGGCCCGCGCCACCGACGAGTACAACGCCGCCGAGGAGAAGGCGGACAAGCAGTCCGCCGAGATCGCCGAGCTGGCCAAGAAGATCGTCAAGGGCCGGCAGAAGCTGGAGAAGCTGAAGGACCGCGCGGGCGCCTCGGCCGCCGCCCAGTACCGCGGCGGCGGACTCCCGCCCGAGGCCCATCTGATGCTGAGCGACGATCCGCAGGAGTTCCTCGACGGAGCCGGCCGGGTGCGCCAGGGCCAGCACGCGACCAAGGGCCTGATCGGCGAACTGACCCGCACCCAGGAGGACTTGAAGCAGTACGCGCAGGACGCCTCCGCCCAGTGGAAGAAACTGGAGGCGGGCCGCAAGGCCAAGGCCGCCGCCCAGAAGAAGATCGAGAAGCAGATCGCGCAGGCGGAGAAGCTCGAGTCCGAGCTCCAGAAGGAGGAGCAGGAGCGCCTCGCCGAGCTGGAGAAGGAGGCGGCCCACAAGGCACAGACCGCCTGGCTCGACTCCGGCATCCTCGACGAGATCAGCACAAAGGCCTCGGAGCAGGGCAAGAAGGCCGTTGCCTACGCCACGGCCCAGATCGGCAAGCCGTACCAGTGGGGCGCCGAGGGCCCGAAGACCTACGACTGCTCCGGCCTGACCTCACAGGCCTGGATATCCGCCGGACAGGGCATTCCGCGCACCTCGCAGGAGCAGTGGAAGCGCCTGCGGCACATCGACATCCAGGACATGCGCCCGGGTGACCTCATCATCTACTTCGGCGACGCCAGCCATGTCGCGATGTACGTCGGCGACGGGGCGATCGTGCACGCGCCGCGGCCCGGGCGGACGGTGACCCTCGCGGGAGCGGGGACGATGCCCATCCTCGGGGTGGTACGACCGGACGCCGACGCCGGCACGGACTGA